In one window of Meiothermus sp. DNA:
- the prmC gene encoding peptide chain release factor N(5)-glutamine methyltransferase → MDPTSRSYLELLRAFQRQLETAQKPAAESRWIVGHAAGLDDEQLAARLMQAVPPDVEEAAWAMLNLRLSGYPLQLLLGETEFYGLRLRVERGVLIPRPETEGLVEHALADLSVEAETRVLDVGTGSGAIALAIKTIRPKATVWATDINPKALELARRNALNLGLEVTFLEAPFTADLSELDLIVSNPPYLPDSYRPEAPPELAYEDPSALYAGPEGLNVARELLPHAWKALKPGGWLWLELAPENAYTLLGEASAQGWRGARVLRDLAQQPRYLACQKPSHSPVESEDEDADLLIPDNE, encoded by the coding sequence GTGGATCCGACGAGTAGGAGCTATCTGGAACTTTTACGGGCATTCCAGCGGCAGCTCGAGACCGCCCAAAAGCCCGCCGCCGAGTCCCGCTGGATTGTAGGCCATGCCGCTGGCCTGGACGACGAACAGCTAGCGGCTCGGCTGATGCAGGCTGTTCCGCCGGATGTAGAAGAGGCCGCCTGGGCCATGCTGAATCTACGCTTAAGCGGCTACCCGCTCCAACTGCTGCTGGGCGAGACCGAGTTTTATGGGCTAAGGCTACGGGTGGAGCGGGGGGTCTTGATTCCCCGGCCCGAGACCGAAGGGCTGGTGGAACACGCCCTGGCCGACCTGTCGGTGGAGGCAGAAACCCGGGTGCTGGACGTGGGCACGGGCAGCGGGGCCATTGCCCTGGCCATCAAGACCATACGCCCCAAAGCCACGGTATGGGCCACGGACATCAATCCCAAGGCCCTCGAGCTGGCCCGGCGGAATGCCCTGAACCTGGGCCTCGAGGTCACCTTCCTGGAGGCCCCCTTTACCGCCGACCTGAGCGAGCTGGATCTGATTGTCTCCAACCCGCCCTACCTGCCCGACAGCTACCGCCCAGAGGCCCCACCCGAACTGGCCTACGAAGACCCCAGCGCCCTCTATGCTGGACCCGAGGGGCTCAACGTGGCCCGCGAGCTCTTGCCCCATGCCTGGAAGGCCCTCAAACCCGGTGGCTGGCTATGGCTCGAGTTGGCCCCCGAGAACGCCTATACGCTGCTGGGGGAAGCCAGCGCGCAGGGCTGGCGCGGAGCCAGGGTACTGCGTGACCTGGCTCAACAACCCCGCTACCTGGCCTGCCAGAAGCCCTCCCACTCCCCTGTCGAATCGGAAGATGAGGACGCCGACTTATTGATCCCGGATAACGAATAA
- the purD gene encoding phosphoribosylamine--glycine ligase encodes MKVLVVGSGGREHAMCWKVAQSPLVSELYAAPGNPGMAELAECVPWDGDVGQLAEWADREGIELTLVGPEAPLVEGIADAFLARGLKIFGPTQQAAMIEGSKAFAKGLMERLGIPTARHKTFSDVLDALSYLETVGAPIVVKDSGLAAGKGVTVATSLQQAKQAVANILSGAEQAEVVIEEFLSGPEVTVLAVTDGITIRPLLPSQDHKRLQDGDTGPMTGGMGAICPYPLASGLMTEILERVLKPLVDGLRAEGIVYKGVIYAGLMLTDEGPKVLEFNARFGDPECQAMLPLLETDLLELALAVVEDRLHEVKLEWHPWASACVVMAAPGYPDDPHKGLPLSLPLQPPEQVLYFQAGTRRGPQGLLTNGGRVLSVVGLGEDLKKALERAYTGVAAVKFEHALYRRDIGRKVVTNVG; translated from the coding sequence GTGAAGGTCTTGGTGGTGGGTTCGGGTGGGCGAGAACATGCAATGTGCTGGAAGGTGGCGCAGTCGCCGCTGGTCAGCGAACTTTATGCTGCGCCGGGCAACCCCGGCATGGCCGAGTTGGCCGAGTGCGTTCCCTGGGATGGCGATGTGGGCCAACTGGCCGAGTGGGCCGACCGGGAAGGCATCGAACTGACCCTGGTGGGGCCCGAGGCGCCTTTGGTGGAGGGGATTGCCGATGCGTTTTTGGCCAGGGGACTCAAAATTTTCGGGCCTACCCAACAAGCTGCCATGATTGAGGGCTCCAAGGCTTTTGCCAAGGGGCTGATGGAGCGCCTGGGCATTCCTACCGCCAGGCACAAGACCTTCAGCGATGTGCTGGATGCGCTTTCCTACCTCGAGACAGTGGGGGCCCCCATCGTGGTCAAGGATTCCGGCCTGGCCGCCGGCAAAGGGGTCACGGTAGCCACCAGCCTCCAGCAAGCCAAACAGGCTGTGGCCAACATTCTTTCGGGAGCCGAGCAGGCCGAGGTTGTCATCGAGGAGTTTTTGAGCGGCCCGGAAGTAACCGTGCTGGCCGTGACCGATGGCATAACCATCCGGCCCCTGCTGCCCTCGCAGGATCACAAGCGCCTGCAAGACGGCGACACCGGCCCCATGACCGGCGGCATGGGCGCCATCTGCCCTTATCCCCTGGCTTCGGGCCTGATGACCGAGATTCTAGAGCGGGTACTCAAGCCCCTGGTAGATGGCCTCAGGGCCGAGGGAATTGTCTACAAAGGGGTTATTTACGCCGGTCTGATGTTGACCGACGAAGGGCCCAAGGTGCTGGAGTTCAACGCCCGCTTTGGCGACCCCGAGTGTCAGGCCATGCTGCCCCTCTTGGAAACCGACCTGCTCGAGCTGGCCCTGGCGGTGGTAGAGGACCGCCTGCACGAGGTAAAGCTCGAGTGGCACCCCTGGGCTTCGGCCTGCGTGGTGATGGCCGCGCCGGGCTACCCCGACGACCCCCACAAGGGCTTGCCCTTATCCCTACCCCTGCAGCCCCCCGAGCAGGTGCTCTACTTCCAGGCCGGAACCCGCCGGGGCCCCCAGGGCCTGCTGACCAACGGGGGCCGGGTGCTCAGCGTGGTGGGGTTGGGTGAGGATTTGAAGAAAGCGCTCGAGCGGGCCTATACCGGGGTGGCTGCAGTCAAGTTTGAGCACGCCCTATACCGGCGGGATATCGGGCGCAAGGTCGTAACCAACGTGGGGTAG
- a CDS encoding dihydrofolate reductase family protein: MRRIVGAVYVSLDGVMQAPGGPEEDTSGGFSLGGWIWTYSDDTTREVVRSYLLGPSYELLLGRRTYDIFAAYWPQVPPDNPIAARFNPTAKYVLTSRDLSPPWHNSHRLSGLEAVRALKATPGPDLLVQGSSTLYPQLLGAGLLDRLIVQIFPVTLGQGKRLFGQGTPPASLKLVNSVASSTGVLMATYEPMGQMPPVSSFS, encoded by the coding sequence CCGGCGGGCCGGAGGAGGACACCAGCGGGGGCTTTTCGTTGGGGGGCTGGATCTGGACCTATTCCGATGATACCACCCGTGAGGTGGTGCGGAGTTACTTGCTGGGGCCGTCCTACGAGCTACTGCTGGGGCGCAGAACCTACGACATTTTTGCGGCCTACTGGCCCCAGGTGCCCCCGGACAACCCCATTGCGGCGCGCTTCAACCCCACAGCCAAGTATGTGCTCACCAGCCGCGACCTGAGCCCCCCGTGGCACAACAGCCACCGGCTGAGCGGCCTGGAAGCGGTGCGGGCGCTCAAGGCCACCCCGGGCCCCGACCTGCTGGTGCAGGGGAGTTCGACGCTCTACCCCCAACTGCTGGGGGCGGGCTTGCTGGATCGGTTGATTGTTCAGATATTCCCGGTAACGCTGGGCCAGGGTAAGCGGCTCTTTGGCCAGGGAACACCGCCCGCGAGCCTGAAGCTGGTGAACAGCGTGGCCTCGAGCACCGGCGTGCTGATGGCTACCTATGAGCCCATGGGCCAGATGCCGCCCGTATCGTCTTTTTCTTGA
- a CDS encoding HAD family phosphatase — MNTIAADLEGTLTTGETWRGMAAWMQAHGRAGQYQRFFYRNLPGAVAAKMGWIDKRAFQDRFMEGAARLLAGLRSEELVAVSEWVVTNELWPRRRLQVLDELQKIQQQERRLVLCSATFQPILEAFARRMGEGVVALGTPLEIEGGVFTGRLRGPVRSGVHKAEHLRKLLRGEALFAAYGDSLPDLPMLELAEEPVAVYPEPRLRELAKKRNWRVIE; from the coding sequence ATGAACACCATCGCTGCAGACCTGGAAGGTACCCTCACCACCGGCGAAACCTGGCGGGGTATGGCGGCCTGGATGCAGGCCCACGGGCGGGCCGGGCAGTACCAGCGGTTTTTCTATCGGAATCTGCCAGGTGCAGTTGCTGCAAAAATGGGCTGGATAGACAAGCGGGCCTTCCAGGATCGCTTTATGGAAGGGGCTGCCAGGCTTTTGGCCGGACTCCGCTCGGAAGAACTGGTAGCGGTAAGCGAGTGGGTGGTCACCAACGAACTCTGGCCCAGGCGGCGGCTCCAGGTGCTCGACGAACTTCAGAAGATTCAGCAGCAGGAGCGCCGCCTGGTGTTGTGCTCGGCCACCTTCCAGCCCATCCTGGAGGCCTTTGCCCGGCGAATGGGCGAAGGGGTGGTGGCCCTGGGGACACCCCTCGAGATCGAAGGCGGCGTCTTTACCGGGCGGCTGCGGGGGCCGGTGCGCTCAGGGGTGCACAAAGCCGAGCACCTGCGTAAGCTGCTGCGTGGCGAGGCCCTCTTTGCGGCCTACGGCGATAGCCTGCCCGACCTGCCCATGCTCGAGCTGGCCGAAGAGCCGGTAGCGGTGTATCCCGAACCCAGGCTGCGCGAACTGGCCAAAAAGCGCAACTGGAGGGTCATCGAATGA
- the purN gene encoding phosphoribosylglycinamide formyltransferase, with product MSHFPLPRPARIAVMASGRGSNLEALLKAFPHDNPLGHIVLVISDRREALALQKAVEAQVEAEYVPWPKSRDQGVAYKTGREQFERVAGQLLHEHRIDLILLAGFMRLLSPAFVQAWQGRILNIHPSLLPRFPGLNAQRQALEAGVSESGCTVHFVDAGMDTGPIILQRRVPVLPGDTEETLAARILEQEHLAYPEAVRRVLQGRV from the coding sequence ATGAGCCATTTCCCATTGCCACGCCCGGCCCGGATCGCAGTGATGGCCTCGGGGCGGGGCAGCAACCTGGAGGCCTTACTAAAGGCTTTCCCCCACGACAACCCGTTGGGCCACATCGTGCTGGTCATCTCCGACCGGCGCGAGGCTTTGGCCCTGCAAAAAGCTGTCGAAGCCCAGGTCGAGGCCGAATACGTACCCTGGCCCAAGAGCCGCGACCAGGGGGTGGCCTACAAAACCGGGCGCGAGCAGTTCGAGCGGGTTGCAGGCCAGCTCCTGCACGAACACCGCATAGACCTGATTCTCTTGGCGGGTTTTATGCGCCTGCTTTCGCCAGCGTTTGTGCAGGCCTGGCAGGGGCGCATCCTCAATATCCACCCCTCGCTATTGCCGCGGTTTCCGGGGCTAAACGCCCAGCGCCAGGCTTTGGAGGCCGGGGTGTCTGAGTCGGGCTGTACGGTGCATTTTGTGGATGCCGGCATGGACACCGGCCCCATCATTTTGCAGCGCCGGGTACCGGTACTGCCGGGCGATACCGAAGAAACCCTGGCCGCCCGCATCCTCGAGCAAGAACACCTGGCCTACCCCGAGGCGGTGCGAAGGGTGTTGCAGGGAAGGGTATAA
- a CDS encoding inositol monophosphatase family protein — MDLRAYLQTALDAAYLARGIHLYYQEKGFTQSTKSTPTDVVTQADHESEAAIRELIASRHPEHVVLGEEQGQDKEGAFRWIVDPLDGTVNYAHGFPFYAVSIGLEAHGEVVLGVILDTARNELFTAIKGQGAFLNGRPIHVSTRDTLLGSLLATGFPYDVSKDAENVTYFQRALAKGLMVRRPGAAALDLAYVAAGRLDGFWEVKLNPWDVAAGWLIITEAGGKVTDLQGEAYRLGNRYLVASNGLIHDRLLQTILGT; from the coding sequence ATGGACTTGCGTGCGTACCTGCAAACCGCCCTCGACGCAGCTTATCTGGCCAGAGGCATCCACCTGTACTACCAGGAAAAAGGCTTTACCCAAAGCACCAAATCCACCCCAACCGACGTGGTGACCCAGGCCGACCACGAGTCCGAAGCGGCCATACGCGAACTCATCGCCTCGCGCCACCCCGAACACGTGGTGCTGGGCGAGGAGCAAGGCCAGGACAAGGAAGGGGCCTTTCGCTGGATTGTGGACCCCCTGGACGGCACCGTCAACTACGCCCACGGATTTCCTTTTTATGCGGTGAGCATTGGCCTGGAAGCCCACGGCGAGGTGGTGCTGGGGGTGATCCTCGACACTGCCCGCAATGAGCTTTTTACCGCTATCAAGGGCCAGGGCGCCTTTCTAAATGGTCGCCCCATCCACGTCTCTACAAGGGATACCCTGCTGGGCAGCCTCCTGGCTACCGGTTTTCCCTACGATGTGAGCAAAGATGCCGAAAACGTAACCTACTTCCAGCGTGCGCTGGCCAAGGGGCTCATGGTGCGCAGGCCCGGCGCCGCCGCCCTCGACCTGGCGTATGTGGCCGCGGGCCGGCTGGATGGTTTTTGGGAGGTGAAGCTCAACCCCTGGGACGTGGCCGCCGGCTGGCTGATCATCACCGAGGCTGGGGGTAAGGTTACAGACTTACAAGGCGAGGCCTATCGGCTGGGCAACCGCTATCTGGTGGCCTCAAACGGCCTGATTCACGATCGTTTGCTTCAGACCATCCTGGGAACATGA